The Musa acuminata AAA Group cultivar baxijiao chromosome BXJ1-8, Cavendish_Baxijiao_AAA, whole genome shotgun sequence genomic sequence GTTGCTGGCCGaagcgcagcggcggcggtggagaaggagtcagcgagggtcgtggcaggctgggcggcgagcggcgtcgtcgctggctgggcagtagtggtgacggtggtggcagccggcgttcgcagcagcaaggggatccacgactgcggcagcaaggggacccgcgactacgacggtggtaactgccctgtttcggtcaccaccgatgcagagcaaggggaagcagcggctgggaagcgagcgggagcagcggctgggaggcgagcggcggtcgtcgcacgggggagaagcggctggaaggcgacggcgacggcgctcgaggcgacggcggcggctggaaacaagggcagcagatgtgagttgcagtgatagccctgtttcggttacaaaagatgcagagcaaggaggatcggctgctgggaggcgtgcggcggtcgtcgcacgatggctggcagcggtggtgggtcggttgggcgacgacggcgctcgaggggaagaggagtgctggaggaggcgcggctaCGATCGACGAGGGCTGCAGCAACAAAGGAACTTTGTTTCtggaaccgctgcaaggaggggctgcgacaaccgaggaggagaggtcgatggCCGGGtgggggcagcggcggcggcggtggctgctggctgggcgacagcggcggcagtggtgatccctcggccgggaagcagcggcggcggctgggcTGGCTGGAAGCAGGGGTCCGTTAGGGGAAGCAGTGGTGGctgcgacttcttcttcttcttctttctttcttctttcttttcttttcttttcctttttttttttttaacgaagatgaagataactgcagcaagggggcagcggcggtggtgACGACTGCTGGCGGGGCAATGACAATGGTggtggagaagaggtaacggtggTCACTGACCAAGACACAGatgttccttctcggttgagaggATCGACTTCTCGGTTGAGAGGATCGACGTTCGTGGCTGTCGGCttcaccgctctgataccaaatgataagaccctaaaagtcttatcgtaggctctgataccaaatgataagaccctaaagtcttatcgtaggctctgataccaattgataaaaccctaaagtcttatcgtccaagaaaggggagaaatggggatgataatgatcgcttcgaggggatcggcctccttgatcgcttcgaggggatcggccctccttgattgcttcgaggggatcggccctccttgattgcttcgaggggatcggcctcctagggtttgtcaaaagatagaatagtatttttcatagattactgaaaagaaacagttacatctctatttatagagttccacccagagtccatcaagacttgaactctaataataaataaatattaaataaacctctacttgactttaactgaaccaaactgattcaataaataactggactaaacagactcaataaacattattcaaaagctcataaaaagatTCCTAacaatttcttggagtggagaagttgtgattgtatccattaacttcacaaagattttggaaatcacggttttgaaattcgccaccgtgatcactccgaattgatgaaatcatgaagcccttttcgttttgagtgagtttacaaaattttaagaagcacttgaagcaatcacttttgtggactaagaaataggtctaagtgtacctagtatagtcatccacaattaccaatgcatatttgcttcctcctagacttgttgtgtcaattggtccgaataagtccaaatggatcaattgtagtggtctagtggtgctaatttgattttttggtttgaaactagtttttatttgtttacctagttgacatgcatcacatactttgtccttagtaaacttcatatttggaatccctcgtactaattctctagatgagatcttagatattagtttcatgcttgcatggcctaatctcctatgccaaagccaagcatcatcatttagagcggagaagcacatttcattacttagttcatcaaggttgatggtgtagacattattttgttttaatgcaatcatactcaagttattgtttggtttttcgataatacacatatttgattcgaatctaacgatataacctttatcgcatagttgactaatactcaagagattatgtttcaatccatcaactagtaaaacatcatcaatggaaaaactaaatttgttaccaatagttcccttaccaatgattttgcctttgttgttgtttccgaaggtgacgtacccttcttctttgctagtgagcatagagaaatgagatggatctccagtcatatgtcttgagcatccactatcgagataccatctcttgctcctagcttgtgggtttgtctacaaaagaggatgacttttaggtacccatttgattttgggtgcctcaaaaattgatccactaactttgttatttattattgaatcctttatagttcctttaggaacctatattaagttttgtgaactaattttcctaaatggacatttgtaggcaatatgtccggatttgcaacagaagttgcatttcatataagaggaaacatgtaatgtaggtccttttatgaaagtggtaggattttgatgtaatccttttacaaatccaattccatttctatttgcgacgtgacccttgtgtgcaaggatcatatctaatcctttgctactaaccttaaacttgtttaaggtttctttaagtagcaaattttcattttttattgcttctaaatgctcacacttagagcatggaggagtttgaagactattaaacttatcttgtagcaaagtatgctctttctttaagatacttaacttcttgctaatagttctacattcatcaaataattcatgaaaagcgatagagagttcttcaaaagataaatcttcattaaataaatcacatacctcttctcctaaagccattagcgcgtaatgagcaacttgctcggtgttggactcatcttcttcggacgcgcttgaatcatcccacgttgccttgagcgccttcttctttgatgttctctttttggcttgaggacaatcgttcttgtagtgtcccggttttttacactcatagaaaatcacttggtcattcttttgttcaactttattttttatattatttttaaatttattctttcttaaatattttttaaatttttgagtcaaaagtgtaatgtcattgtcactgtcctcatcacttgatgttcctttcaagtgatcttcttgtgatgtaagtgccatatccttcctgttctttggaagggggttctcgagctcgtcatgagcttgacatgtcatttcgtaggtcattagatacccaataagttcttcaagagggaatgttttgaggtccttggcctcttgaatggccgtaacttttggatcccaacttttaggaagagatcttaagattttgtttaccagttcaaagttagaaaattgttaccaagagctttgagtccattgatgacatccgtgaaacgggtgtacatgtctccgatggactcacttggtttcattcggaaaagttcataagagtgcacaaggatgttgattttggactctttcactcggctagtgccttcatgagtgacctcaagagttctccaaatatcaaaagccgaatcacaaattgaaacacgattaaactcatttttatctagtgcacaaaacaaggcattcatagcctttgcgtttaaagcaaaaaccttcttcttcgattcattccattcgctcatcggaagagaagatttttgaaatccgtttttgataatagtccaaagctcgaaatccatggaaatgaggaagatcctcatacgggtcttccaatacgtgtaatccgacccattaaacataggtggacgtgtgatagagtgtccctcatgcatgccggagtaagccatctctcttgggtattaaaccaaatatgagagtgagccttgctctgataccaattgttaggatcggagcggcactaagagtggggggtgaattagtgcaacggtaaagtgcgataaacttttcacgatttaaacacttttcggaaacttcgtacgataaaagcaatatttttgtttaaaatcgtttcgattgcattttaacttgaagggataagtaagacggagacaaagcagtatagcattaaagtgcaaatggtttgtagtaatgtaaatgataataagtaaatgcaaaccagagatcacgccgattttacagtggttcggtcaaatgacctacatccacttgcgaggcccctcttcgatgaggctcccaccttccactagcaaatctcttgaaagggaagggtgaatacccctcttacaactttttacaagcggttcactctcttacagattttcagcaagaaaaaaggaggtgaacactagcaaattgaaaataagactagctaagacttttctaaggcctttatctcaaacacttgctgctcaaaaagttgtaatctcagctgagatttgaggggtatttataggcctcaagaggattcaaatttgggctccaaaatttgaattctctttgagttcccgatgctggcggtgccaccgcctatcaatggcggtgccaccgcctgtcag encodes the following:
- the LOC135680300 gene encoding uncharacterized protein LOC135680300, with amino-acid sequence MAGSGGGSVGRRRRSRGRGVLEEARLRSTRAAATKELCFWNRCKEGLRQPRRRGRWPGGGSGGGGGCWLGDSGGSGDPSAGKQRRRLGWLEAGQGGSGGGDDCWRGNDNGGGEEVTVVTDQDTDVPSRLRGSTSRLRGSTFVAVGFTALIPNDKTLKVLS